The following coding sequences lie in one Mycobacterium sp. Z3061 genomic window:
- a CDS encoding isochorismatase family cysteine hydrolase: protein MSDTAVLIIDMFNDYDHPDAEQLADNVAGIIDPLVALIDDARDRDGVDLIYVNDNHGNFTADRQAIISSALDGKRPELVKPLVPPDDTYLLTKVRHSVFYSTALDYLLDRLKTQRLVLAGQVTEQCILYSALDGYLRHYEVVVPPDAVAHIEEDLGSAALKMMERNMSAELVEAAHCLP, encoded by the coding sequence GTGAGCGATACCGCCGTCCTGATCATCGACATGTTCAACGACTACGACCATCCCGACGCGGAGCAGCTGGCCGACAACGTCGCCGGCATCATCGATCCGTTGGTCGCGCTGATCGACGACGCCCGCGACCGCGACGGCGTCGACCTGATCTACGTCAACGACAACCACGGCAACTTCACCGCAGACCGTCAAGCCATCATTTCCAGCGCCCTGGACGGCAAGCGGCCCGAGTTGGTCAAGCCGCTGGTGCCGCCGGACGACACCTACCTCCTCACCAAGGTCCGCCACAGCGTCTTCTACTCCACGGCGCTCGACTACCTGCTCGATCGGCTCAAGACGCAGCGCCTGGTGCTGGCCGGACAGGTGACCGAGCAGTGCATCCTCTACAGCGCACTCGACGGCTACCTGCGCCACTACGAGGTGGTGGTACCCCCCGACGCGGTCGCCCACATCGAGGAGGACCTCGGGTCGGCCGCGCTGAAGATGATGGAGCGCAACATGAGCGCGGAGCTCGTCGAGGCCGCGCACTGCCTGCCGTAG
- the ponA2 gene encoding transglycosylase/D,D-transpeptidase PonA2 produces the protein MSERPPVALTLLKLAGFCLLASVVATALMFPLAGGVGLMSNRASEVVANGSAQLLEGQVPAVSTMVDAKGNTIAWLYSQRRFEVSSDKIANTMKLAIVSIEDKRFADHNGVDWKGTLTGLAGYASGDVETRGGSTIEQQYIKNYQLLVTAQTDAEKRAAVETTPARKLREIRMALTLDKTFTKPEILTRYLNLVSFGNNSFGIQDAAQTYFGVNAIDLNWQQAALLAGMVQSTSALNPYTNPEGALARRNLVLDTMIENIPQEADALRAAKTQPLGILPQPNELPRGCIAAGDRAFFCDYVQEYLSRAGISKEQVARGGYLIRTTLDPDVQIPVKSAIDKFAPPTLSGISSVMSVILPGKTSHKVVAMASNRKYGLDTEAGETMRPQPFSLVGDGAGSIFKIFTTAAALDMGMGINAQLDVPPRFQGKGLGSGGAKGCPKDTWCVVNAGNYRGSMSVTDALATSPNTAFAKLISQVGVSRTVDMAIKLGLRSYANPGTARDYNPDSNESLADFVKRQNIGSFTLGPIEVNALELSNVVATLSSGGMWCPPNPIDKLIDRNGNEVSVTTETCEQVVPEGLANTLANAMSKDAVGSGTAAGSAGAAGWTLPMSGKTGTTEAHRSSGFIGFTNRYAAANYIYDDSPSPTDLCSAPLRHCGSGDLYGGNEPARTWFTALQPIANNFGEVHLPPTDPRYMDGSPAGRVPSVAGLDVDQARQRLKDAGFQVADQPNSVNSSAKYGEVVGTSPTGQTIPGSIVTIQISNGIPPPPPPPPEGGLPPEVVGSQVVEIPGLPPITIPLLAPPPPAPPPP, from the coding sequence ATGTCCGAGCGACCCCCGGTAGCACTCACGCTGCTGAAGCTCGCAGGCTTCTGTCTGCTTGCCAGCGTGGTGGCCACCGCGCTGATGTTCCCGCTCGCCGGTGGCGTCGGGCTGATGTCCAACCGCGCCTCCGAGGTCGTCGCCAACGGTTCCGCCCAACTCCTCGAGGGACAGGTGCCGGCGGTGTCGACCATGGTCGACGCCAAAGGCAACACGATCGCGTGGCTGTACTCTCAGCGCCGCTTCGAGGTGTCCTCGGACAAGATCGCGAACACCATGAAGCTCGCGATCGTGTCGATCGAGGACAAGCGGTTCGCCGATCACAACGGCGTGGACTGGAAAGGCACCTTGACCGGCCTGGCGGGCTACGCCTCGGGTGATGTGGAGACCCGCGGCGGCTCCACCATCGAGCAGCAGTACATCAAGAACTATCAGCTGCTGGTCACGGCGCAGACCGACGCGGAGAAACGCGCAGCCGTCGAGACCACGCCGGCGCGCAAGCTGCGCGAGATCCGGATGGCGCTCACGCTGGACAAGACCTTCACCAAGCCGGAGATCCTGACCCGCTACCTGAACCTGGTGTCCTTCGGGAACAACTCGTTCGGCATCCAGGACGCGGCGCAGACCTACTTCGGGGTGAACGCGATCGACCTGAACTGGCAGCAGGCCGCGCTGCTGGCCGGCATGGTGCAGTCGACCAGCGCCCTCAACCCCTACACCAATCCCGAAGGCGCGCTGGCGCGGCGCAACCTGGTGCTCGACACGATGATCGAGAACATCCCGCAGGAGGCCGACGCGCTGCGCGCGGCCAAGACCCAGCCGCTCGGGATCCTGCCGCAGCCCAACGAACTGCCACGCGGCTGCATCGCCGCCGGCGATCGCGCCTTCTTCTGCGACTACGTGCAGGAGTACCTGTCGCGCGCGGGCATCAGTAAGGAACAGGTCGCCCGCGGCGGCTATCTGATCCGCACCACCCTGGATCCCGACGTTCAGATCCCGGTCAAGTCGGCCATCGACAAGTTCGCTCCCCCGACGCTGAGCGGCATCTCGAGCGTGATGAGCGTGATCCTGCCGGGCAAGACATCGCACAAAGTGGTGGCGATGGCCAGCAACCGGAAATACGGCCTGGACACCGAGGCCGGCGAGACGATGCGACCACAACCGTTCTCCCTGGTCGGTGACGGTGCCGGGTCGATCTTCAAGATCTTTACGACGGCGGCCGCACTCGACATGGGCATGGGCATCAACGCCCAGCTCGACGTCCCGCCCCGCTTCCAGGGCAAGGGCCTGGGTAGCGGTGGCGCCAAGGGCTGCCCGAAGGACACCTGGTGCGTGGTCAACGCCGGCAACTACCGGGGCAGCATGAGCGTGACGGACGCGCTGGCCACCTCGCCCAACACCGCATTCGCCAAGCTGATCTCGCAGGTGGGTGTATCGCGGACAGTCGACATGGCCATCAAGCTCGGCCTGCGCTCCTACGCGAACCCCGGCACCGCCCGCGACTACAACCCCGACAGCAACGAGAGCCTGGCCGACTTCGTCAAGCGGCAGAACATCGGCTCCTTCACCCTGGGCCCCATCGAGGTCAACGCGCTGGAGCTGTCGAATGTCGTGGCCACGCTGTCCTCCGGCGGCATGTGGTGCCCGCCGAACCCGATCGACAAGCTGATCGACCGCAACGGCAACGAGGTCTCGGTCACCACCGAGACCTGCGAGCAGGTCGTGCCGGAAGGGCTGGCCAACACGCTCGCCAACGCGATGAGCAAGGACGCTGTGGGCAGCGGCACGGCGGCCGGGTCCGCCGGCGCGGCGGGCTGGACCCTGCCGATGTCCGGCAAGACCGGCACCACCGAGGCCCACCGGTCCTCGGGCTTCATCGGCTTCACCAACCGCTACGCGGCGGCCAACTACATCTACGACGACTCGCCCTCGCCGACCGACCTGTGTTCGGCCCCGCTGCGGCACTGCGGCAGCGGTGACCTCTACGGCGGTAACGAGCCCGCACGCACCTGGTTCACGGCGCTGCAGCCGATCGCCAACAACTTCGGCGAGGTGCATCTGCCGCCCACCGACCCGCGCTACATGGACGGTTCACCGGCCGGACGGGTGCCCAGCGTGGCCGGTCTGGACGTCGACCAGGCGCGGCAGCGCCTGAAGGACGCCGGGTTCCAGGTCGCCGATCAGCCGAACTCGGTCAACAGCAGCGCCAAGTACGGCGAGGTGGTCGGAACCTCGCCCACCGGCCAGACCATTCCCGGCTCGATCGTGACGATCCAGATCAGCAACGGCATCCCGCCACCACCACCGCCGCCGCCGGAAGGCGGGCTGCCGCCGGAGGTCGTCGGATCGCAGGTGGTCGAGATTCCGGGCCTGCCGCCGATCACCATTCCGTTGTTGGCGCCTCCGCCGCCGGCACCGCCGCCTCCGTAG
- a CDS encoding SAM-dependent methyltransferase yields MTARLPDSYFERMYAGADDPWQLSTRWYEERKYAITLALLPGRRYRHAFEPGCSVGTLTDRLAQRCDRITAVDVADAAIRAADARLRESGRRDGVTLSRGSLDEPWPDGPFDLLVLSEIAYYLSADTLAEVLRRECPRLLPGATVIAAHWRHPVPDYPLTGDAAHAVIAGTPGLAPLACYRDDDVVIEVFDTGDGRSVAAREQVPGVPERPCG; encoded by the coding sequence ATGACCGCCCGCCTGCCGGACAGCTACTTCGAGCGGATGTACGCCGGCGCCGATGACCCGTGGCAGCTGTCGACGCGCTGGTACGAAGAGCGCAAGTACGCGATCACACTCGCGCTGCTCCCCGGACGGCGATACCGGCATGCCTTCGAGCCCGGCTGCTCGGTCGGGACGCTGACCGATCGGCTGGCGCAGCGCTGCGACCGGATCACCGCCGTCGACGTGGCCGACGCTGCCATCCGGGCGGCTGATGCGCGGCTGCGGGAGAGCGGGCGCCGCGACGGCGTCACGCTGTCTCGCGGATCCCTGGACGAACCTTGGCCGGACGGGCCGTTCGACCTGCTCGTGCTCAGCGAAATCGCCTACTACCTGTCGGCGGACACGCTGGCCGAAGTCCTGCGACGGGAATGTCCCCGGTTGCTGCCCGGCGCCACTGTCATCGCCGCCCACTGGCGCCACCCGGTGCCCGACTACCCGCTCACCGGGGACGCCGCCCACGCCGTCATCGCCGGTACACCCGGACTGGCGCCGCTGGCATGCTACCGCGACGACGACGTCGTGATCGAGGTGTTCGACACCGGTGACGGACGCTCAGTGGCGGCGCGGGAGCAGGTGCCCGGCGTACCGGAGCGGCCATGCGGATAG
- a CDS encoding PIG-L family deacetylase: MRAAPPTNGPRFAATPLAGGGTPAQVWLDASRPPELDLTGCGSLTVVAAHPDDETLGLGATIAQLAAAGVTVRVVSVTDGGAARPDVTVSERVRIEEARRAELRSAASVLGMGTPLSLGLPDGRLAEHEDHLAGLLAELLDGSAPGTWCAATWRGDGHPDHEAVGRAAATACAHTGVVLLEYPVWMWHWAVPEDPDVPWGRAASVPLEPWAVERKSQAAQCFQSQFEGPDPVLPPFVLQRSLRVGELVFR, encoded by the coding sequence TTGAGGGCCGCGCCGCCGACCAACGGGCCGCGGTTCGCGGCCACACCGCTGGCCGGCGGCGGCACCCCGGCACAGGTCTGGCTGGATGCAAGCCGGCCGCCCGAGTTGGACCTGACCGGGTGCGGCTCCCTGACCGTCGTCGCCGCGCACCCCGATGACGAAACCCTGGGTCTGGGGGCCACGATCGCCCAACTCGCCGCCGCGGGCGTCACCGTCCGGGTGGTCTCGGTCACCGACGGCGGGGCCGCGCGGCCGGATGTGACGGTGTCGGAGCGGGTGCGCATCGAGGAGGCGCGCCGTGCCGAGCTGCGCAGTGCCGCAAGCGTTCTGGGTATGGGCACCCCTTTGTCGCTCGGCTTACCGGATGGGCGGCTGGCCGAACACGAGGATCATCTCGCCGGCCTGCTCGCCGAGCTTCTGGACGGGTCTGCTCCCGGCACCTGGTGCGCGGCCACGTGGCGTGGTGATGGTCACCCCGATCACGAGGCAGTAGGCCGGGCGGCGGCAACCGCGTGCGCACACACCGGTGTCGTTTTGCTGGAGTATCCGGTGTGGATGTGGCACTGGGCGGTTCCCGAGGACCCCGACGTGCCCTGGGGCCGCGCAGCTTCGGTACCACTCGAGCCGTGGGCGGTAGAGCGGAAAAGTCAAGCAGCGCAATGCTTTCAGAGTCAATTCGAGGGTCCGGATCCGGTACTGCCGCCGTTCGTCTTGCAGCGTTCGCTGCGTGTCGGTGAGCTGGTCTTCCGATGA
- a CDS encoding cytochrome P450, which produces MRVSPPPGLPAPRGFRSAFAAIYALAYLVGGERRMMRLIRRYGPIMTMPILSLGDVAIVSDPALAKEVFTAPTDVLLGGEGVGPAAAIYGSGSMFVQEEPEHLRRRKLLTPPLHGAALNTYVPVIEASTRAAMLGWPVDRPFELLQAARALMLDVIVRVIFGVEDPDEVQRLGRPFERLLNLGVSEQLTVRYALRGLGTLRVWPARTRANREIDDVVMPLIAARRDDPGLADRRDLLAVLMCARGEDGKALSDSEIRDDLITLMLAGHETTATTLAWVFDLLLHHPDALRRVREEAVGGGEEFTTAVIDETLRIRPPAPLTSRVAAQPIRLGGYLVAAGTRIVVHIVAINRNPAVYELPRDFRPERFLGVRPQTYAWLPFGGGVKRCLGAAFSMRELITVLHVLLREGEFSVVDSRPERVVRRSIMLAPRRGTRVCFRPRAARPSDVDL; this is translated from the coding sequence CTGCGCGTGAGCCCGCCACCCGGACTGCCCGCTCCGCGCGGGTTCCGCAGCGCTTTCGCCGCGATCTACGCGCTGGCCTACCTGGTGGGCGGCGAGCGGCGGATGATGCGACTGATCCGCCGGTACGGGCCGATCATGACGATGCCGATCCTCAGCCTGGGCGACGTGGCGATCGTTTCGGACCCGGCCTTGGCCAAGGAGGTCTTCACCGCGCCGACCGACGTTCTGCTCGGGGGTGAAGGAGTGGGACCCGCAGCGGCGATTTACGGGTCCGGATCGATGTTCGTGCAGGAGGAGCCAGAGCATCTGCGGCGGCGGAAGCTGCTGACGCCCCCGTTGCACGGCGCCGCGCTGAACACCTACGTCCCGGTGATCGAGGCGTCGACGCGAGCGGCGATGCTTGGGTGGCCCGTTGACCGCCCGTTCGAACTGCTGCAGGCCGCGCGGGCGCTGATGCTGGACGTGATCGTCCGGGTCATCTTCGGCGTTGAGGACCCCGACGAAGTGCAGCGGCTGGGCCGGCCGTTCGAACGACTGCTGAACCTGGGCGTGTCTGAGCAGCTGACCGTCCGCTACGCGCTGCGCGGCCTCGGCACGCTGCGGGTTTGGCCGGCCCGGACGCGGGCCAATCGCGAGATCGACGACGTCGTCATGCCACTGATCGCCGCCCGCCGCGACGACCCCGGGCTGGCCGACCGGCGCGACCTCTTGGCAGTGCTGATGTGCGCACGGGGCGAGGACGGGAAAGCGCTGTCGGACAGCGAGATTCGCGACGATCTGATAACTCTGATGCTGGCCGGGCATGAAACCACCGCGACCACGCTGGCCTGGGTATTCGATCTGCTACTGCATCATCCCGACGCGCTGCGGCGGGTGCGGGAAGAGGCGGTGGGTGGCGGTGAGGAGTTCACCACGGCGGTGATCGACGAGACGCTGCGGATACGCCCGCCCGCGCCGTTGACCTCCCGGGTGGCGGCGCAGCCCATCCGGCTGGGCGGCTACCTGGTAGCGGCCGGGACCCGGATCGTGGTGCACATCGTCGCGATCAACCGCAACCCGGCGGTCTACGAGCTTCCCCGGGATTTCCGGCCGGAGCGATTTCTGGGTGTCCGGCCGCAGACCTATGCCTGGCTTCCATTCGGTGGCGGCGTCAAGCGCTGCCTCGGCGCCGCCTTCTCGATGCGCGAGCTGATCACTGTGCTGCACGTCCTGCTCCGCGAGGGCGAGTTCAGTGTGGTCGATTCCCGGCCGGAGCGAGTGGTCCGCCGGTCCATCATGCTGGCACCGCGCCGCGGAACGAGAGTGTGCTTCCGCCCGCGCGCCGCACGCCCATCCGATGTGGATCTGTAA
- a CDS encoding metallophosphoesterase: MADVHRGALPVVLRTGAAALGSAVAGIGYAAFVERNAFVLREITMPVLSPGSTPLRVLHISDLHMTPNQRRKQAWLRELASWEPDLVVNTGDNLAHPKAVPAVVQALGDLLSRPGVFVFGSNDYFGPRLKNPMNYLTNPDHRIKGEPLPWQDLRAAFTERGWLDLTHTRREFEVAGLHIAAAGVDDPHIDRDRYETIAGPASPAANLRLGLVHSPEPRVLDRFAADGYQLIMAGHTHGGQLCLPFYGALVTNCGLDRSRAKGPSQWGSNTRLHVSAGIGTSPFAPVRFCCRPEATLLTLIATPMGGRDSTSNLGRSQPTVSVR, encoded by the coding sequence ATGGCTGACGTACATCGCGGGGCACTTCCCGTCGTGTTAAGGACCGGCGCCGCAGCGCTCGGCTCGGCGGTCGCCGGGATCGGCTACGCAGCGTTCGTCGAGCGCAACGCGTTCGTGCTCCGCGAGATCACGATGCCGGTGCTGAGCCCGGGCTCCACCCCGCTGCGGGTGCTGCACATCAGTGACCTGCACATGACGCCCAACCAACGGCGCAAGCAGGCCTGGCTGCGCGAGCTGGCCAGCTGGGAGCCCGACCTGGTGGTCAACACCGGCGACAACCTGGCCCACCCCAAAGCCGTGCCCGCGGTGGTACAGGCCCTGGGTGACCTGTTGTCCCGGCCCGGTGTCTTCGTCTTCGGCAGCAACGACTACTTCGGGCCGCGGCTGAAGAACCCGATGAATTACCTGACCAACCCGGATCACCGGATCAAGGGCGAGCCGCTGCCATGGCAGGATCTGCGCGCGGCGTTCACCGAGCGCGGTTGGCTGGACCTCACGCACACCCGGCGCGAGTTCGAGGTGGCGGGCCTGCACATCGCCGCCGCCGGTGTCGACGACCCGCACATCGACCGGGACCGCTACGAGACGATCGCCGGGCCGGCCAGCCCGGCCGCCAACCTGCGGCTGGGGTTGGTGCACTCCCCCGAGCCGCGGGTGCTGGACCGGTTCGCCGCCGACGGCTACCAGCTGATCATGGCCGGCCACACCCATGGCGGTCAGCTTTGTTTGCCGTTCTACGGCGCACTGGTCACCAACTGCGGCCTGGACCGTTCCCGGGCCAAGGGCCCCTCGCAGTGGGGCTCCAACACCCGGCTGCACGTCTCCGCGGGCATCGGGACGTCACCGTTCGCGCCGGTGCGGTTCTGCTGCCGGCCCGAGGCGACCCTGTTGACGCTGATCGCCACCCCGATGGGCGGCCGGGATTCGACCAGTAACCTGGGGCGCTCGCAGCCGACCGTGTCCGTGCGTTGA
- a CDS encoding DUF4193 domain-containing protein yields the protein MTTVSDYDARRVTDTDAADRSTLRELGTMPKLSTTVVDDDPNESLFFELPGADLSSEELSVVVIPQRSDEFTCSSCFLVQHRNRLRDSSGGRQICADCV from the coding sequence ATGACGACCGTCAGCGACTACGACGCACGCCGCGTGACCGACACCGATGCCGCGGACCGGTCCACGCTCCGTGAGCTGGGAACCATGCCGAAGTTGTCCACGACGGTGGTTGACGACGACCCGAACGAGTCGCTGTTCTTCGAGCTGCCGGGTGCGGACCTGTCCAGCGAAGAACTGTCGGTGGTGGTGATTCCGCAGCGCTCTGACGAGTTCACCTGCTCGAGCTGCTTCCTGGTGCAGCACCGCAACAGGTTGCGTGACAGCAGCGGCGGACGGCAGATCTGCGCCGACTGCGTGTGA
- a CDS encoding PLP-dependent cysteine synthase family protein, with translation MTPTRIAVRSLSRDWTDNAIRLIEADARRSADTHLLRYPLPARWGDEAGVELYLKDETTHITGSLKHRLARSLFLYALCNGWIGEGTTVVEASSGSTAVSEAYFAAMLGLPFVAVMPAATSAAKIALIESQGGRCHFVQKSSEVYAEAARVAAETGGHYLDQFTNAERATDWRGNNNIAESIYLQMALESHPIPAWIVVGAGTGGTSATIGRYIRYRRHATRLCVVDPENSAFFPAYVEDRPDVETGASSRIEGIGRPRVEPSFLPSLVDRMVSVPDAASIAAARHVSAVLGRRVGPSTGTNLWGAFGLLAEMVAAGRRGSVVTLLADSGDRYADTYFDDEWVAAQGLDPAHAARALVEFERSCRWD, from the coding sequence TTGACCCCGACGCGCATCGCGGTCCGCAGTCTCTCCCGGGACTGGACCGACAATGCGATCCGGTTGATCGAGGCGGATGCGCGTCGCAGCGCCGACACACATCTGCTGCGCTACCCGCTGCCGGCCCGGTGGGGTGACGAGGCCGGCGTGGAGCTCTATCTCAAGGACGAGACGACCCACATCACCGGAAGCCTCAAGCACCGGCTCGCCCGATCCCTGTTTCTCTACGCGCTGTGCAACGGCTGGATCGGTGAGGGCACCACGGTGGTGGAGGCGTCCTCGGGTTCCACCGCGGTGTCAGAGGCCTACTTCGCGGCGATGCTGGGCCTGCCGTTCGTGGCGGTGATGCCGGCGGCGACCAGCGCCGCCAAGATCGCATTGATCGAATCACAAGGTGGCCGTTGCCATTTCGTGCAGAAGTCGAGCGAAGTGTATGCCGAGGCGGCCCGCGTCGCCGCCGAGACCGGTGGCCACTATCTGGACCAGTTCACCAACGCCGAGCGCGCCACCGACTGGCGCGGCAACAACAACATCGCCGAGTCGATCTACCTGCAGATGGCCCTCGAGTCCCACCCGATACCCGCCTGGATCGTGGTGGGCGCCGGCACCGGGGGCACCAGCGCCACGATCGGCCGCTACATCCGGTATCGACGGCACGCGACCCGGTTGTGCGTGGTCGACCCGGAGAACTCGGCGTTCTTTCCGGCCTACGTCGAGGACCGTCCCGACGTGGAGACCGGCGCGTCGTCTCGCATCGAGGGCATCGGCCGACCCCGGGTGGAACCGTCGTTCCTGCCGTCGCTGGTCGACCGGATGGTCTCGGTGCCCGACGCGGCATCGATCGCCGCCGCTCGCCATGTCAGTGCCGTGCTGGGCCGCCGGGTGGGCCCGTCGACGGGCACCAATCTCTGGGGCGCGTTCGGTCTGCTGGCCGAGATGGTGGCCGCCGGCCGCCGGGGTTCGGTGGTCACGCTGCTGGCCGACAGCGGGGACCGCTATGCCGACACCTATTTCGACGACGAGTGGGTTGCCGCCCAGGGACTGGATCCCGCCCATGCCGCCCGGGCGCTGGTCGAATTCGAGCGCTCCTGCCGTTGGGACTGA
- a CDS encoding endonuclease/exonuclease/phosphatase family protein, translated as MRIATFNILHGRTLGGGVDPQRLRDCVRRLDPDVLALQEVDFDQPRSARADLTAVAAEAMGAVEHRFVAAISGTPGATWMAATGREQPGTAAYGIALLSRFPATSWQVVRLPRIPMRFPMYLPGPNKVMIVDEEPRAAVIARLQTPLGLMTVANTHLSFVPAWNVRQLRRLVRDLRGLPGPRLLVGDLNLTPEPVHRWTGMRPLASAATFPADAPARQLDHIVTDDKELRAGPTVADVMPISDHRPLMADLHR; from the coding sequence ATGCGGATAGCGACCTTCAACATCCTGCACGGTCGCACGCTCGGCGGCGGGGTCGATCCGCAGCGGCTGCGGGACTGCGTGCGGCGACTCGATCCCGACGTACTGGCCTTACAAGAGGTCGACTTCGACCAGCCGCGGTCCGCCCGGGCCGATCTGACCGCCGTCGCCGCCGAGGCGATGGGTGCAGTCGAGCACCGGTTCGTGGCCGCCATCTCGGGAACCCCGGGCGCAACCTGGATGGCCGCCACCGGCCGGGAACAACCCGGGACCGCGGCCTACGGCATCGCGTTGCTGTCGCGGTTCCCGGCCACCAGTTGGCAGGTGGTGCGGTTGCCCCGCATCCCGATGCGCTTCCCGATGTACCTGCCCGGGCCCAACAAGGTGATGATCGTCGACGAGGAGCCGCGGGCGGCGGTGATAGCGCGGCTGCAGACGCCGCTGGGGCTGATGACCGTGGCCAACACCCACCTGTCCTTCGTTCCGGCGTGGAACGTGCGTCAGCTGCGCCGGCTGGTGCGCGACCTGCGCGGCCTGCCGGGGCCGCGGCTACTGGTCGGTGACCTCAACCTGACGCCCGAGCCCGTGCACCGCTGGACCGGCATGCGCCCGCTGGCGTCCGCGGCCACCTTTCCCGCCGATGCGCCGGCCCGTCAGCTCGACCACATCGTGACCGACGACAAGGAACTGCGCGCCGGTCCGACCGTCGCCGACGTGATGCCGATCTCGGATCACCGGCCGTTGATGGCCGACCTGCACCGGTGA